The following coding sequences are from one Scomber japonicus isolate fScoJap1 chromosome 3, fScoJap1.pri, whole genome shotgun sequence window:
- the LOC128355834 gene encoding uncharacterized protein LOC128355834 — protein MPPKKGTGASPSQPPAKMMKIGTDTEEEFGGDPSDDKYRLADESSYSPYPKNEHDTIDFDEENVASPGIRTDTISLLMKIEQLQAQLKYERRCRILAERELRELKEMNTLMMQMRHTAHELRVTLDHVLQGGDPVVAPQNSQDEAISFLSESDAEMRAVHNIPEDDISYLYLAENLRVPKNLYERIAEISDYKKYTSALLMMLFDRETLATHSLQGRKNSFSGEDCHKPQLPPDILRSIIDHVSVKFGVDGSQIKTAIRTKLNNEDKLLKKRLGLVKTENKSILDQNLCQDVSLLPENSQSQSVDF, from the exons ATGCCACCAAAGAAAGGGACAGGAGCGTCTCCATCCCAGCCTCCAGCGAAGATGATGAAGATCggcacagacacagaggaggagtTTGGCGGTGATCCATCGGATGACAAGTACAGGTTGGCTGACGAGTCCAGTTACTCACCTTATCCCAAAAACGAG CATGATACTATTGAttttgatgaagaaaatgttGCAAGTCCAGGCATCAGGACAGACACCATCAGTCTCCTCATGAAAATAGAGCAACTGCAGGCACAACTCAAATATGAACGCAGATGCAGAATATTGGCTGAGAGAGAACTGAGGGAGCTGAAAG AGATGAACACTCTCATGATGCAGATGAGGCACACAGCACATGAACTTCGAGTCACTCTGGATCACGTTCTCCAAGGAGGTGACCCAGTGGTTGCACCGCAGAACTCTCAAGATGAAGCAATCTCTTTCCTGTCAGAGTCTGATGCAGAGATGAGAGCAGTTCATAATATCCCGGAG GATGATATCAGCTACCTGTATCTCGCTGAGAACCTCCGAGTACCAAAAAATCTTTATGAGCGCATCGCAGAAATTTCAGACTACAAGAAGTACACCTCTGCACTGTTGATGATGCTTTTTGACAGAGAAACTTTAGCCACACACTCTCTGCAGGGCCGAAAGAACAGTTTTAGCGGAGAAGATTGCCACAAGCCTCAACTCCCACCAGATATCTTGAGAAGTATTATTG ATCATGTGTCTGTCAAGTTTGGCGTAGATGGtagtcaaataaaaactgcaaTCCGGACGAAGTTAAATAATGAGGACAAATTATTGAAGAAGAGACTGGGATTGgttaaaactgaaaacaaatcgATCCTTGATCAAAACTTGTGCCAAGATGTTTCACTCCTTCCAGAAAATTCTCAGTCTCAGAGTGTAGACTTTTGA
- the rrp9 gene encoding U3 small nucleolar RNA-interacting protein 2 isoform X1 yields the protein MSSFFIKSKEKGKNTAVAKRKHDGDKMRAKKPNSKYNEEISSDSETESPIQAKKRQSNQDVEYEETPQEKKLRLAKLYLEQLKEDEENKAEEESFETDLVAGRLQEEVLEQKGKLQRLIAKDIIPPDPSEIRLLRGHKLPITCLVISSDEKFIFSAAKDCSIIKWDVESGKKLHTIPGGRKGTEDRHVGHTAHILCMAISSDGKYLATGDMNNLIMIWEAQTCKHLYKFTGHKGPVSGLSFRKGTHDLYSASHDRSVKVWNVDENAYVETLFGHQDAITGLDSLSRECCVTAGGRDRTVRVWKIAEESQLVFHGHEGSIDCIQLINEEHMITGADDGSVSLWSVNKKKPLSTVKQAHGCHGDAGLEQPHWVASVAALQNSDAVASGASGCSHNSQVQLWKCGQNYRGLQPLFSVPVSGFVNSLKFSSSGQFLVAGVGQEHRLGRWWRLKEAKNGIYIIPLKRKPPTPEETKITK from the exons ATGTCGTCTTTTTTCATAAAGtcaaaagaaaagggaaaaaatacaGCTGTGGCAAAACGAAAG CATGATGGGGACAAAATGCGAGCTAAGAAACCAAATTCCAAATACAACGAAGAGATTTCCAGTgactcagagacagagag tCCTATACAGGCCAAGAAGAGGCAGTCCAATCAAGATGTTGAATATGAGGAGACTCCACAAGAGAAGAAACTCAGATTAGCAAAACTTTACCTTGAACAGCTAAAAGAAGATG AGGAAAATAAAGCTGAAGAAGAATCCTTTGAAACAGACCTGGTTGCTGGAAGACTCCAAGAAGAAGTG CTTGAACAGAAGGGAAAACTTCAGCGACTTATTGCCAAAGAT ATCATTCCGCCAGATCCTTCAGAGATCAGGCTGTTAAGAGGACACAAACTTCCAATTACTTGTCTGGTGATTAGTTCTGATGAGAAGTTCATCTTTTCTGCTGCTAAAGACTGCTCCATCATTAAAT GGGATGTTGAGAGTGGAAAGAAACTACACACGATacctggaggaaggaaaggtacgGAGGATCGCCATGTTGGACATACAGCCCACATCCTGTGTATGGCCATATCATCAGATGGAAAATACTTG GCCACTGGAGACATGAACAATCTGATCATGATTTGGGAAGCACAAACATGTAAACATCTGTATAAATTCACAGGACACAAAGGGCCTGTGTCG GGTCTCTCATTCAGGAAGGGAACCCATGATCTTTACAGTGCCTCTCATGATCGCTCAGTGAAGGTGTGGAATGTGGATGAGAATGCATATGTGGAAACTCT CTTTGGGCATCAGGATGCCATCACAGGACTGGACAGCCTGAGCCGTGAGTGCTGTGTGACTGCAGGAGGACGGGACCGCACTGTAAGGGTGTGGAAGATAGCAGAGGAGTCTCAGCTAGTGTTCCACGGCCACGA GGGTTCAATTGATTGTATCCAACTCATAAATGAGGAGCACATGATAACAGGAGCTGATGATGG CTCTGTGTCCCTTTGGAGTGTCAACAAGAAGAAGCCTCTCAGTACAGTGAAGCAGGCTCATGGTTGTCATGGCGATGCAGGGCTAGAGCAGCCTCACTGGGTAGCTTCGGTAGCGGCGCTTCAGAACTCCGATGCTGTAGCCTCAGGTGCCTCTGGCT GTTCCCACAACTCTCAGGTGCAACTGTGGAAGTGTGGGCAGAATTACCGTGGGCTGCAGCCTCTGTTCAGTGTACCAGTG TCCGGGTTTGTCAACAGCCTGAAGTTTTCGAGCTCTGGTCAGTTCTTGGTGGCTGGAGTTGGACAGGAGCACAG GTTGGGTCGCTGGTGGAGACTAAAAGAGGCCAAGAATGGGATCTACATTATTCCTCTTAAAAGGAAACCACCTACTCCAGAAGAAACCAAAATTACCAAATAG
- the rrp9 gene encoding U3 small nucleolar RNA-interacting protein 2 isoform X2 translates to MSSFFIKSKEKGKNTAVAKRKHDGDKMRAKKPNSKYNEEISSDSETESPIQAKKRQSNQDVEYEETPQEKKLRLAKLYLEQLKEDEENKAEEESFETDLVAGRLQEEVLEQKGKLQRLIAKDIIPPDPSEIRLLRGHKLPITCLVISSDEKFIFSAAKDCSIIKWDVESGKKLHTIPGGRKGTEDRHVGHTAHILCMAISSDGKYLATGDMNNLIMIWEAQTCKHLYKFTGHKGPVSGLSFRKGTHDLYSASHDRSVKVWNVDENAYVETLFGHQDAITGLDSLSRECCVTAGGRDRTVRVWKIAEESQLVFHGHEGSIDCIQLINEEHMITGADDGSVSLWSVNKKKPLSTVKQAHGCHGDAGLEQPHWVASVAALQNSDAVASGSHNSQVQLWKCGQNYRGLQPLFSVPVSGFVNSLKFSSSGQFLVAGVGQEHRLGRWWRLKEAKNGIYIIPLKRKPPTPEETKITK, encoded by the exons ATGTCGTCTTTTTTCATAAAGtcaaaagaaaagggaaaaaatacaGCTGTGGCAAAACGAAAG CATGATGGGGACAAAATGCGAGCTAAGAAACCAAATTCCAAATACAACGAAGAGATTTCCAGTgactcagagacagagag tCCTATACAGGCCAAGAAGAGGCAGTCCAATCAAGATGTTGAATATGAGGAGACTCCACAAGAGAAGAAACTCAGATTAGCAAAACTTTACCTTGAACAGCTAAAAGAAGATG AGGAAAATAAAGCTGAAGAAGAATCCTTTGAAACAGACCTGGTTGCTGGAAGACTCCAAGAAGAAGTG CTTGAACAGAAGGGAAAACTTCAGCGACTTATTGCCAAAGAT ATCATTCCGCCAGATCCTTCAGAGATCAGGCTGTTAAGAGGACACAAACTTCCAATTACTTGTCTGGTGATTAGTTCTGATGAGAAGTTCATCTTTTCTGCTGCTAAAGACTGCTCCATCATTAAAT GGGATGTTGAGAGTGGAAAGAAACTACACACGATacctggaggaaggaaaggtacgGAGGATCGCCATGTTGGACATACAGCCCACATCCTGTGTATGGCCATATCATCAGATGGAAAATACTTG GCCACTGGAGACATGAACAATCTGATCATGATTTGGGAAGCACAAACATGTAAACATCTGTATAAATTCACAGGACACAAAGGGCCTGTGTCG GGTCTCTCATTCAGGAAGGGAACCCATGATCTTTACAGTGCCTCTCATGATCGCTCAGTGAAGGTGTGGAATGTGGATGAGAATGCATATGTGGAAACTCT CTTTGGGCATCAGGATGCCATCACAGGACTGGACAGCCTGAGCCGTGAGTGCTGTGTGACTGCAGGAGGACGGGACCGCACTGTAAGGGTGTGGAAGATAGCAGAGGAGTCTCAGCTAGTGTTCCACGGCCACGA GGGTTCAATTGATTGTATCCAACTCATAAATGAGGAGCACATGATAACAGGAGCTGATGATGG CTCTGTGTCCCTTTGGAGTGTCAACAAGAAGAAGCCTCTCAGTACAGTGAAGCAGGCTCATGGTTGTCATGGCGATGCAGGGCTAGAGCAGCCTCACTGGGTAGCTTCGGTAGCGGCGCTTCAGAACTCCGATGCTGTAGCCTCAG GTTCCCACAACTCTCAGGTGCAACTGTGGAAGTGTGGGCAGAATTACCGTGGGCTGCAGCCTCTGTTCAGTGTACCAGTG TCCGGGTTTGTCAACAGCCTGAAGTTTTCGAGCTCTGGTCAGTTCTTGGTGGCTGGAGTTGGACAGGAGCACAG GTTGGGTCGCTGGTGGAGACTAAAAGAGGCCAAGAATGGGATCTACATTATTCCTCTTAAAAGGAAACCACCTACTCCAGAAGAAACCAAAATTACCAAATAG